TTTTCAAAAAGTAGTACTTTCTCTTCTTTATTTTTTATTGCTTCAAAAACTTTTTTATTTTTTAAAAAATTTAACTCTTTTACATCAGTAAAGATTATAGATAATTTTTTTATTTCTTTTTCATACTCTTGGTATGTTTTAATATCTAAGGTTGAATTTAATAAAACAATATGATTAAATTTACTATAAATCTTTTCACTAGATTCTTCAAAGAAATACTCCCTTAAAACTTTAAATTCCCCATAACTATTATGTAAACTATTCTCTAAAACTTTATTAATATGTAAATTTTCATTATAAATTAAACTTGTGTATATAATAACTTCTAAAAAAATAAATATTAAAAAAGTAAAAAAGTTTTTTTTCATCTACAAACTAATTACTAATTCAAGTTTTTTCATAATAGCATCCATAGAATCAAATGGTTTCATTATGTAGTGAGTCGCTCCATATTTATGTGCTTTTAGAACTCTATCTAAAGTAGAGCTTGCTGTCATCATGATAACTTTTATATCTGGATTTTTTTCAACTATTTTTTCTAAAGCTTCAAGTCCATCCATTTGTGGCATAACTATATCCAAAAATACAACATCAGTTTTTGAATCAATATTATTTATAGCAGTAAGTGGGTTTGAATAAGTAGAAACTTTATATTTATCACTTCTTGAAAGTGATTTTGATAGCATTTCAATTATCTCTTTAGTATCATCAACAATGGCAATATTATATATTTTATCATTCATTTTTTAACCTTTTAGCTTATTTTCAAACAGTTCTTTTGCAGCTTCATTCATCAAATGATGATTTTTCTCACTTAAAATTCTATCTAAGAATTCAAAAACACCTTCACTTGCTTTTTCTATTTTATGAACTCTATTTTCTATAATTTCCGTTGTACAGATTTCATCTTTACTTGAACATTCAGTTGCTAATGCATTTGCATTATCATGTACTGCCTTGTGATAAGGTTCAAGTTGTTTATATGAATGCACAAAACTAAATTCAGTTTTTCCAAGCCCAGTCTCATACCATTTTCCAAGTCTACAATTATGATGGTCAACGCCATTAAAATTATTAGGTTCACCAAAGAGTAGTTTGTATAGATTATTTTTATAAATTATATGATCTAATTTTGCAAGGTTAATAAAGATTTTATTACTTATACTTTCTACTTCAAAAACTGACCTACTAGAATTTTTTTCAAAACTATTCATTAATTTGATAAGTTCATCAACCCTAGTTTTAGTTTCATCAACTGATTTTGCAATTTTATCAGAACTATTTTTTATATTTAAACTTTCATTTTGTATTAAATCAACTACTTTTTTTATCTCTTTTGCAGCTTCTGCACTTCTAGTTGCCAAGTTTCTAACTTCCCCAGCAACTACGGCAAAACCCTTTCCAGCTTCTCCAGCAGTTGCAGCTTCTACTGCTGCATTAAGTGATAAAATATTTGTTTGAAATGCTATTGCTTCTATCATAGTTATAACTGAAGAGATATTTTTACTATTTTCTACAAGATTGTGAACCATAGTATTTTCTGATTGAATATGCTCTTGAATAAACCCTGTATCCTTTACAATACTTTCAGTTAAATTAAGTCCCGAAAGGGAACCTTTTGCAGTATCCTTAGATTCAGTCATCATTGAATCTAAATCATCCAATAAACTTACATATACCTCTTGAGTTGAAGTTAAAGCATTACTGATATTTTCTCCATTATATTTTAAAATTGAGCTATTTTCAGCATCTTTTATTGACACTTTTGTAAGTATTACAACATCCACATTGTCAAAGCTTTGTAAAGTGATTTTAGCTTCACAATCTCCAAGAATAACAGTAGATTTATTTTCTTTAATTGCATTTAAAATAGCACTACTATCCATTATATGTGAACTTGCTCTTTCATTTTTAAAAATTTCACTCTTATTTTTATCAAAGGCAACTAATCCCTCTTCAAATGAACTCTTAGAAATATTTTTAAATATCTCTAATTCCTCTTTTATTTCTTTTATTTCTTTTTTGTATCTAGCTTCACTTTTAAGTTCACTTTCATTTTGATTAAGCTTTTCAGATTTTAATTCTTCTTTCAAAATCTTAATTTCTTCTTTTAATTTAGCTATTTCTGAATCTTTCTCTTTACAATTACCAAAAAACATTTCCACTCCTAAATTTGTATGATTTTATCTTATTTAAACTTAGTTATATTAATTATAATTATTATTTAATATTTTTATAAGAGTAAACTATACTTCTATTTTTTTATATTTTCATTTTAGTATTTTCTATAAAAAACTTGATATAATCAAAGTACTTATACAAGAGATAAGTACTTTCTAAAAAAGGGAACTAATTATGCAAAATAGTGATCAAATTATAATATTAATACTTACACTACTATCAGCAGTACTTACATGGAAAATGGTTTACGATTTTTATAAAACAAAAATCCACAAAGTAATTACTCACCTTATTGCGGTTATTACTGCTTCATTTATGCTTTTATCTACTACATTTTTATTTATGAATAAAAACTATCAAAGAGGAAGTGGTGATCCACAGATGATACTTAGTTTTTCATCAGTTGGTATTTTAATTATTATGCTATTAATCTTATATCTATTTTTTAGATATATCCCTTCGAGAAAATAAATGTTTTTTTTAATACCAGAAGACAAAAGAGTTTTAATATTTTATATACTAGTTATATTAACGGGTATCTTCTTAGACTACTTAAATATTATTGCTACTGAGAAATTTGTCGGTATTGTAATGCTTGCAGGAATTTTATTTTTTGTTATTAGAACTCTAATTTTTGGTTATTGCACACAAAACTGTGATGAAGAAGAAGAAAATCAAAAGAAATAAAATATTAATTGATAACAAGTATCAATATTAACTATACTTTAAGTTTACTTCCTATACTATTTTAATAATTATTATCAATAAGAACTATTTATTTGAAAATATAAATTAAAACTAAGGAAGTATTATGAGTGTATTAGTTATTGGCGGGGATAAGATATCTACTATAATATCTACGTTAGAAGATTTAGGAGCAAGTTCTATTAGGCATTGGGATGCAAGAAAAAAATCATCTGCACCAAAGAAAAAAATTCCACAAGATACAGATTGTATTATCATGCTTACATCATTTTTAAATCATAATGTTATGCATAAATATAAAAATATAGCAAAAAAACAAAATATTCCATATATTTGTACAAAACACTCTTCTAATTGTGTTTATGATGAATATAAAAAAATGATTGATTCAAATAGTTGTGGAGATTGCGATTTAAATTGCAATAAAAGAAAAAATGAAAATTATTAAAAAAATCCAAGAGTTAAAAAAAGCTATTAAGCATAACTTGTATTTACAATCAGTAGAATAATATTTAAGGAGTTTTCCTTAAATATTATTGACAATCAGAACATTTACCAAGAAGTTGCATTACATGGTTTGTAATTACAAAACCATTTTCTTTTGCCACTTTGGTTTGTCTTTTTTCTATCTCTTCATCCATAAATTCAACTATTTTTCCACAAGAAACACAAATCAAATGATCATGGTGATTTTTAGTGTTTGATTCGTATTTTTTACCATCAGTTCCAAATGTAATTGATGTGATTAAATGAACTTCTTCTAAAAATGATAAAGATCTATATACAGTTGCTATTCCTATATTTGAATCAGGATTAGCATTTTTAACTTCATTATAAATTTCTTCTGCAGTTAAATGCCCCTTTGCATTTAAAAGTACTTCAAGAACAATTTCTCTTTGTTCAGTATATTTAAGACCTTTTTGCTTTACAATTTTTTTAAGTTCATCTTTTATATCTTCAAATTCTTCATTATTATTCATAAATTGTTCCTTTTAATTTAAACATAATAGTATAACAAATATAAACATAGAAAAACAAGTATAAATATAAAATTTATGAATTTAAACTGAGAATTACTATCATTTAAGTATTTATTTAATCACTATGATATACAATAACTTACTTATAAAAAACTTATAAATTTTATTTAAACAAAGAGGAAAACATGACTTTAAGTGAGTTAAAAAAAGGTGAATGTGGAGAAATAATAAAAGTATCTGCAAATCAAGTATTAAAATCTAGATTAAACTCTTTTGGGATAACTAAAGGTGCAAAAATATATGTAATCGAACAAACAATGTCAAAAAATACAATTGAAATCAGACTCAATAGTACAAAAATTGCATTAAGAACAAATGAAGCAAAAACTATTGAAATAGAAAGAAGAGAATGCGAAATATAAATGAAAAAAAATTAATTAGAATAGCCCTTGTAGGGCAACCAAACGTCGGAAAATCAATGCTTATCAATTCTATTTCTAACTCTAAATTAAGAGTCGGAAATTTTTCAGGTGTAACAGTAGAAAAAAAACAAATAGAATTTCAACATGATGATTATCTTTTCCAAATTACAGATTTACCAGGTTCATACTCATTAAATGATTATACAATTGAAGAAAAAGTTACAAAAAACTATCTTGAAAAAGGTGACTATGATATTATATTAAATGTTTTAGACTCTACAAATTTAGAAAGAAATCTTTACTTAACAACTGAATTATTAGCTTTAGATAAAAAAATGGTTATTGCTTTAAATATGATTGATGAAGCAGATAATGAAGGTTTATCAATAGATGAAAATCAATTGGCAAAAATCATAGGAAAACCTTGTGTAAAAACATCAGCAAAAAATAAAATAGGTATTGATACTCTAATAAATACTATGATTCAAAAATACAATTCTTCTAAAATTGAATCGAAATTAATTTTTTCAAATGCAATGGAAGAAGAAATCTCAAACATAAAAACACTATTAATTGAAAAAAAATATCCAAGTGATGTTCACTATAGAGAAGTTGCAATTAAACTTTTACAAGAAGATAAAAAAACATATTTAAAATTTCATGATGAACCCATTTGGACAGAACTACAACCTGTACTAAAAGAGGCTTTAGAACATATATATTTACATTATAACACAAAAGATTTAGATGAGATTTTTGCAGATGAAAAAAACTCTTTTGCAAGAGGAGCAACACAAGAAGTTGTAAGTAGTAAAAAAATCTATGGACAAGATTTAAGTTCAAAAATAGATAATATATTACTAAATAAAGTTTTAGGTATTCCTATATTTTTATTTTTTATGTGGGGACTTTTTCAACTCACTTTTGTAGTTGGAAATATTCCAATGGATATGATTGATTCATTTTTTGCTTCCCTTGTAGATGGGACAAAAAATATTTTAGGAGATAATGAACTCTCTTCTTTAGTAGCAGATGGAGCAATAGCTGGAGTGGGAGCAGTAATCTTATTTGTCCCAAATATTGTTATTTTATTTTTTGGTATTGCTTTACTTGAAACCACAGGTTACATGAGTAGAGTTGCTTTTTTACTTGATGGATTTTTTCATAAATTTGGACTTCATGGAAAATCATTTATTCCTTTAGTTTCTGGGTTTGGTTGCTCAGTTCCTGCTTATATGGCAGCAAGAACATTAAAAAATGATAGAGATAGACTTCTAACACTATTTATTATTGGTTTTATGTCTTGTGGAGCTAGACTTCCAATTTATGTACTTTTTACAGGGGCATTTTTTTCAGGAGATAGTGCAGGAAATATTTTATTTTTAATATACATTACAGGAGCACTTCTTGGACTTATAGCTGCAAAAGTACTTAAAATTACAGTTTTTAAAAGTGAAGATGAGCCCTTTGTAATGGAGATGCCTAAATATAGACTACCAACATTTAAACTCATTTGGCACACAGTTTCAAACCAAGCACTAATGTACTTAAAAAAAGCAGGAACTTTTATTTTAGCTGCTTCAATTCTAATTTGGTTTGCTTCTAATTATCCAAAAAATCATGAGTATACACAAGAAATCAATACAAAGATAGAACAAACTTCAAATGAAGCAAAAAAACAAGAATTACAAAATAGTCTTGTGCAATACAATTTAGAAAACTCTTACTTAGGAGTTATTGGTAAATTTTCTCAACCATTATTTGCTCCCTTAGGTTTTGATTGGAGAATGACAGTTGCATTAGAGACTGGACTTGCGGCAAAAGAGATAGTTGTTTCTACTTTAGGTATTTTATATGGTTTAGGAGATCAGTTAACAGAAGAGAGTGATACATTACTTACTAAAATTAAAAATAATATTCCTATTACATCAGCACTTTCATTTATTATGTTTGTAATGATTTATATACCTTGTTTAGCTGCCTCAATGGTTTTTGCAAGAGAAGCTGGAGGATGGAAATACTTAGTTTATCTTTTTGTTTTTACAACAGGAACAGCGTGGGTTTTATCTTTTATAACTTATAACATTACAAGAATTATAGTTACATGACAATGTAACTATTCTTCTGCTTTAATTTCAAATGTTGTATTAAAAACTTGATCTTTATCTGTTACTCTAAAACTCCAAACACCTAATTCTCTACCACTTAAGTATCTAAAATCATAAACAGAACCATGACCTGAAGGCAAAAGTACATTTCTAGTTCTTGAAATTTCACCCTCTGGATTAATCCATTCAACTTTTACAAATCTATCTTCTACTGATCTTAGAGTCATGTATTTACAAATAATTGAATTTTCCTCTTTAATTACTAGGCAATCAACTTCACTTCCTATAGAATCACTTCCAAAACAAGATGAAAGTGCTAAGAGTGTAGCTAAAAATAATTTTTTCATAAGTATCCTTAAAATAATTGGGCAAAAGTGATTTTATTATACCTTATATTTATTCCAAATAGTCTTTTCATCTAAAGAAGCTCTATTTTCTAGTACTTCAAAAGGTGTATATGCTTCTTTATATCCCATAGAAAAATGGTCTTTTATCCAATAACCTAAATAAATATATGGGATTTTTAATTGTTTTGCAACTTTTATTTGAGCTAATATTGAAAATTTACCAATAGATAACTTTTCATAGTCATGATCATAAAAACAATAAATAGAAGAGATAGATTTATCTAGAATATCAGTTAAAGCAACACCAATTAATTTGTCATCTCTCATATACAAAAACTCTTTTGTAAATGAAGTTTTACCATCAATATATGATCTACTATATTCTATTGGTTCAATTGGTGCGTAAGGCCATGATTTTTTATCATTCATAAATTTATGATATTTATCATATAAATTTAAATGATCTACAGAAATCGAAGGAGGTTGAATATAGACTTTTGTATCTTTATTTTTTGCCATCACCCTTTTTTCTGATTTAGAGAACTTATAATTTGCAACATCAATTCTAATACTTATACACTTTGTACAATTTTTACACTCTGGAACAAAATGCATTCTACCAAATCTTCTCCAGCCATGCTCAAGCATGTTTTGGTAATCTTCTGGCGTACAGTTTTTTAAGTATCTATATCTTATATCAGATATTTCATCGTCAAAATAAGAACAATCCTTATTATTCTCTACAAACTCTAATTCATCATCTATCAATTGCATTATTACTCGTTTATTTTTTCTTTTATCTCTTTTGCTATTGCAGTTATTCTTTGGATTTTTTCGCTATTACTTAAACTATCATCTATTAGGTGTTTTACAAAAGCAGAT
This portion of the Arcobacter nitrofigilis DSM 7299 genome encodes:
- a CDS encoding Fur family transcriptional regulator, with the translated sequence MNNNEEFEDIKDELKKIVKQKGLKYTEQREIVLEVLLNAKGHLTAEEIYNEVKNANPDSNIGIATVYRSLSFLEEVHLITSITFGTDGKKYESNTKNHHDHLICVSCGKIVEFMDEEIEKRQTKVAKENGFVITNHVMQLLGKCSDCQ
- a CDS encoding methyl-accepting chemotaxis protein, translating into MFFGNCKEKDSEIAKLKEEIKILKEELKSEKLNQNESELKSEARYKKEIKEIKEELEIFKNISKSSFEEGLVAFDKNKSEIFKNERASSHIMDSSAILNAIKENKSTVILGDCEAKITLQSFDNVDVVILTKVSIKDAENSSILKYNGENISNALTSTQEVYVSLLDDLDSMMTESKDTAKGSLSGLNLTESIVKDTGFIQEHIQSENTMVHNLVENSKNISSVITMIEAIAFQTNILSLNAAVEAATAGEAGKGFAVVAGEVRNLATRSAEAAKEIKKVVDLIQNESLNIKNSSDKIAKSVDETKTRVDELIKLMNSFEKNSSRSVFEVESISNKIFINLAKLDHIIYKNNLYKLLFGEPNNFNGVDHHNCRLGKWYETGLGKTEFSFVHSYKQLEPYHKAVHDNANALATECSSKDEICTTEIIENRVHKIEKASEGVFEFLDRILSEKNHHLMNEAAKELFENKLKG
- a CDS encoding response regulator, with the protein product MNDKIYNIAIVDDTKEIIEMLSKSLSRSDKYKVSTYSNPLTAINNIDSKTDVVFLDIVMPQMDGLEALEKIVEKNPDIKVIMMTASSTLDRVLKAHKYGATHYIMKPFDSMDAIMKKLELVISL
- a CDS encoding DUF2325 domain-containing protein: MSVLVIGGDKISTIISTLEDLGASSIRHWDARKKSSAPKKKIPQDTDCIIMLTSFLNHNVMHKYKNIAKKQNIPYICTKHSSNCVYDEYKKMIDSNSCGDCDLNCNKRKNENY
- a CDS encoding FeoA family protein → MTLSELKKGECGEIIKVSANQVLKSRLNSFGITKGAKIYVIEQTMSKNTIEIRLNSTKIALRTNEAKTIEIERRECEI
- a CDS encoding arginyltransferase; the encoded protein is MQLIDDELEFVENNKDCSYFDDEISDIRYRYLKNCTPEDYQNMLEHGWRRFGRMHFVPECKNCTKCISIRIDVANYKFSKSEKRVMAKNKDTKVYIQPPSISVDHLNLYDKYHKFMNDKKSWPYAPIEPIEYSRSYIDGKTSFTKEFLYMRDDKLIGVALTDILDKSISSIYCFYDHDYEKLSIGKFSILAQIKVAKQLKIPYIYLGYWIKDHFSMGYKEAYTPFEVLENRASLDEKTIWNKYKV
- the feoB gene encoding ferrous iron transport protein B, with translation MRNINEKKLIRIALVGQPNVGKSMLINSISNSKLRVGNFSGVTVEKKQIEFQHDDYLFQITDLPGSYSLNDYTIEEKVTKNYLEKGDYDIILNVLDSTNLERNLYLTTELLALDKKMVIALNMIDEADNEGLSIDENQLAKIIGKPCVKTSAKNKIGIDTLINTMIQKYNSSKIESKLIFSNAMEEEISNIKTLLIEKKYPSDVHYREVAIKLLQEDKKTYLKFHDEPIWTELQPVLKEALEHIYLHYNTKDLDEIFADEKNSFARGATQEVVSSKKIYGQDLSSKIDNILLNKVLGIPIFLFFMWGLFQLTFVVGNIPMDMIDSFFASLVDGTKNILGDNELSSLVADGAIAGVGAVILFVPNIVILFFGIALLETTGYMSRVAFLLDGFFHKFGLHGKSFIPLVSGFGCSVPAYMAARTLKNDRDRLLTLFIIGFMSCGARLPIYVLFTGAFFSGDSAGNILFLIYITGALLGLIAAKVLKITVFKSEDEPFVMEMPKYRLPTFKLIWHTVSNQALMYLKKAGTFILAASILIWFASNYPKNHEYTQEINTKIEQTSNEAKKQELQNSLVQYNLENSYLGVIGKFSQPLFAPLGFDWRMTVALETGLAAKEIVVSTLGILYGLGDQLTEESDTLLTKIKNNIPITSALSFIMFVMIYIPCLAASMVFAREAGGWKYLVYLFVFTTGTAWVLSFITYNITRIIVT